One Dromiciops gliroides isolate mDroGli1 chromosome 3, mDroGli1.pri, whole genome shotgun sequence DNA segment encodes these proteins:
- the TMEM237 gene encoding transmembrane protein 237 isoform X2, with protein MGKKQARPPRALPPVPSPLQDNLPLSRPKKKKPKAKNALGSVSLEGIVENTGHQPSDNSELLTHEPLEHPDTPVQKKRKKKRLPLESETSFTQKSTPNPSPLLNENGMDLEQAEEAVTRKPRKRTKRSQPTGLHYTNELGVEEEDIIADGQNHPEQPPSVFTAPMGVSQPVGKVFVEKSRRFQAADRSELIKTTENIDMLMDIKPSWTTRDVALSVHRSFRMIGLFSHGFLAGYSVWNIVVIYVLAGKQLSDLSNLLQQYKTIAYPAQSLFYLLLAISTISAFDRIDFAKTSVAVRGFLALDPTTLASFLYFAALILSLSQQMTSDRIHLYTPPSVNGSLWAAGTEEQILHPWIVVNLVVALLVGLSWLFLSYRPEMDLSEELMFSSDVQEYPDVHKETKSPS; from the exons gcaGTGTCTCCCTAGAAGGCATTGTTGAGAATACAGGTCATCAGCCATCTGACAACAGTGAACTGTTGACTCATGAACCCCTGGAACATCCAGATACTCCAGTTCAGAAGAAACGCAAGAAGAAAAGATTACCTCTTG aatcaGAGACATCTTTCACCCAAAAGAGCACACCTAATCCATCTCCACTTCTAAATGAAAATGGCATGGATTTGGAACAAGCTGAGGAGGCTGTTACTCGAAAACCTCGAAAGAGAACAAA GAGGAGCCAGCCAACAGGACTGCATTATACTAATGAACTAGGAGTAGAAGAGGAGGACATAATTGCTGATGGGCAAAACCATCCAGAGCAACCCCCTTCAGTATTCACTGCACCCATGGGTGTTAGCCAGCCTGTGGGCAAAGTATTTGTAGAAAAAAGCA GGCGATTCCAGGCTGCTGACCGATCTGAATTAATTAAAACCACTGAAAACATTGATATGCTAATGGACATAAAACCTTCATGGACAACCAGAGACGTTGCCCTATCAGTACACCGAAGCTTCAG GATGATTGGTCTCTTTTCTCATGGCTTCCTTGCTGGCTATTCTGTGTGGAATATTGTTGTGATTTATGTTCTAGCCGGAAAACAGTTGTCTGATCTCTCCAATTTACTGCAGCAGTACAAGACCATAGCTTATCCTGCTCAGAGTCTTTTCTACCTGCTTCTGGCTATAAGCACAATTTCAGCCTTTGACAG GATTGATTTTGCTAAAACATCAGTAGCAGTTCGAGGTTTTCTTGCCCTGGACCCAACAACTTTGGCTTCTTTCT TGTACTTCGCTGCTCTTATCTTGTCTCTGAGCCAGCAGATGACAAGTGACAGAATCCATCTTTACACACCTCCATCAGTTAATGGTAGCCTCTG GGCAGCAGGTACAGAGGAACAAATTCTCCATCCCTGGATTGTGGTGAACCTGGTTGTGGCTCTTCTAGTTGGACTGTCTTGGCTTTTCTTGTCTTATAGGCCTGAGATGGACCTCAGTGAAG agctgATGTTTTCTTCTGATGTTCAAGAATATCCTGATGTGCATAAAGAAACCAAATCTCCTTCATGA